A portion of the Corynebacterium ammoniagenes DSM 20306 genome contains these proteins:
- a CDS encoding PepSY-associated TM helix domain-containing protein, translating to MTNSAPSQISARPRTRKSGGAYGVIHRLHSVAGVFVAPLLVISALSGFLYAFAPSLENIVYRDVITASSEMPVQPLADQVKTAQAVHPDLELSAVQSFEDPAKTTRVLFDDPSLESSSYRQAVFVDPGSLEVTGALVQYGSSRALPLRTWISEGHRHLWLGEPGRIYSEVAASWLGILALAGAWLWLVRIRTNKTKTAARNAAPSAHVQRQQARSIHSVLGLWLLPGFLFLTVTGLTWSSMAGGNIANLRAELDWVQPSPDTAIAGTTTDHSEHAGHDSRASPRWQQRIRNRGGLLPR from the coding sequence GTGACCAATTCTGCACCTTCTCAGATTTCTGCGCGACCACGAACTCGGAAAAGTGGTGGCGCCTATGGCGTAATCCACCGTCTGCATTCCGTGGCAGGCGTCTTCGTGGCGCCGTTGCTGGTGATCTCCGCACTGTCGGGATTTCTCTACGCATTTGCTCCGAGCCTGGAAAATATTGTTTACCGCGATGTGATTACGGCCAGCTCTGAGATGCCAGTGCAGCCACTGGCCGATCAAGTAAAGACTGCGCAAGCAGTCCACCCAGACTTAGAACTTTCAGCAGTGCAGAGCTTTGAGGACCCAGCCAAGACCACGCGGGTGCTTTTCGATGACCCCTCGCTCGAAAGCTCCAGCTACCGTCAGGCAGTCTTTGTCGACCCCGGTTCTTTAGAAGTCACCGGTGCTCTGGTTCAGTACGGCTCGTCGCGCGCTTTGCCGCTGCGCACCTGGATTTCTGAAGGCCACCGCCACCTGTGGTTGGGAGAGCCGGGACGTATCTACTCCGAGGTCGCCGCCTCATGGCTGGGTATTTTGGCACTCGCCGGTGCGTGGCTGTGGTTGGTGCGAATTCGCACCAACAAGACCAAAACAGCGGCGCGAAACGCCGCCCCGAGCGCGCACGTACAACGCCAACAGGCACGCAGTATTCACAGCGTGCTGGGACTCTGGCTGCTGCCCGGGTTCTTATTCTTAACCGTCACCGGGCTGACGTGGTCATCTATGGCCGGTGGCAATATCGCTAACCTGCGCGCGGAGCTGGACTGGGTTCAACCCAGCCCCGACACCGCCATCGCCGGAACAACGACCGACCATTCAGAACATGCCGGCCACGACTCACGCGCATCACCACGGTGGCAGCAGCGAATCAGAAACAGGGGAGGTCTCCTCCCAAGGTGA
- a CDS encoding 16S rRNA (uracil(1498)-N(3))-methyltransferase → MSLPTFLHPDLTGAKQGDVLTLTGAEGRHAVTVKRLAPGEQVLLVHAPDTPSLVDDGLFVEATVHETHGKDELVVRVDVVGATPAPNPRVTVVQAIPKSERSELAIDLATQAGADEFIAWQSDRCIAKWDAKKAPKALQKWQAQAQSAAKQSRRTRVPFAHGPLTTAQLVQHLAEREDCLIYVLHEDATDSIKDVPLTTDAATSTDLILLIGPEGGIGPEELATLQKAGAHPIKLGPEVLRTASAAMVALAAIGVRTNRW, encoded by the coding sequence ATGTCTTTACCGACTTTCTTACACCCCGACCTCACCGGCGCGAAACAGGGCGACGTCCTTACGCTCACCGGTGCGGAAGGGCGTCATGCTGTGACCGTCAAAAGGCTCGCGCCGGGCGAGCAGGTGCTTTTAGTACATGCCCCAGATACGCCTTCGCTTGTCGATGACGGCTTGTTCGTCGAGGCCACAGTGCACGAAACCCACGGTAAAGACGAGCTTGTGGTCCGCGTGGATGTCGTCGGCGCAACCCCCGCGCCAAACCCACGCGTGACCGTGGTGCAAGCGATTCCGAAATCCGAACGCTCGGAACTTGCAATTGACCTGGCCACCCAGGCCGGGGCAGATGAATTCATCGCGTGGCAATCAGATCGCTGCATTGCGAAGTGGGATGCGAAAAAAGCTCCGAAGGCACTGCAGAAGTGGCAGGCGCAGGCACAATCTGCGGCAAAACAATCCCGGCGCACCCGCGTGCCTTTCGCCCACGGCCCGTTGACGACTGCCCAGCTCGTGCAGCACTTAGCCGAGCGCGAGGATTGTCTCATTTATGTCTTGCACGAAGATGCCACGGACTCCATCAAGGACGTCCCGCTGACAACAGATGCTGCTACGTCAACGGATCTGATCCTGCTCATTGGCCCCGAAGGCGGGATCGGCCCTGAAGAGCTTGCGACCTTGCAGAAAGCAGGCGCACACCCAATCAAACTCGGCCCCGAAGTCTTGCGCACGGCATCGGCAGCGATGGTGGCATTAGCTGCCATCGGGGTTCGCACAAATAGATGGTAA
- a CDS encoding AMP-dependent synthetase/ligase, whose translation MTLQETHTPAEFEILPNETCLTALMDTAKARPHGVMFTRPANYEWVNVTAKEFIREVYDVAKGIIAAGVEQGDRVMIISETRYEWSLLDFAVWAAGAASVPVYPSSSLSQVRWMAEDSGAVLAITESTDHTELVQHLLVDASGNPSLAGSTSKLRRILEINSSAIDTLKFEGRTLSDEEVEKRIAATSSDDLASLVYTSGTTGKPKGCILTHTNWLAEVRGLLTNPIGAIAVPGSRVLTFLPMAHVFSRAVSLAVAIGGATQNHWSDFSSLSVEFQRSRPNLILGVPRVFEKVRNSAAQKAADGSAIKRGIFEQAEQSAIEYSKALDTEEGPTKVQKAKQRVFDRLVYSKIREGVGGSVRYCITGGSAMSQDLLHWFRGIGVPVYEGYGLTEVAAAATVDFDDQQIGTVGPPIGGMSLRTNEAGEILVKGPTVFAGYWNSEEATAEAMEGEWYNTGDLGEILDNGKLMITGRKKDLIVTAGGKNVSPGPMEDILRAHPLVSQAMVVGDGKPFVGVLVTLDSDALTRWKLTHNIPENRNIKDLATEPQLRAEIQDAVNDVNATVSHAEGIKKFYILEADLTEEEDELTPTLKVKRNVVAQRYADAIDHLYTR comes from the coding sequence GTGACTTTGCAAGAAACCCATACCCCGGCAGAATTTGAAATCCTGCCCAATGAGACCTGCCTGACCGCTTTGATGGACACCGCCAAGGCACGTCCGCACGGCGTGATGTTTACCCGCCCAGCTAATTATGAGTGGGTTAATGTCACCGCGAAAGAGTTTATCCGCGAAGTATATGACGTGGCCAAAGGCATTATTGCCGCGGGCGTGGAGCAAGGCGATCGCGTCATGATTATCTCAGAGACCCGGTACGAGTGGTCGCTGCTAGATTTCGCGGTCTGGGCTGCCGGTGCGGCGTCCGTGCCGGTATATCCTTCTTCCTCGCTGTCGCAGGTGCGCTGGATGGCAGAAGATTCCGGGGCAGTATTAGCAATTACAGAAAGCACAGACCACACGGAGTTAGTGCAGCATTTGCTTGTCGATGCCTCGGGCAACCCCTCTTTAGCCGGCTCCACTTCCAAGCTGCGCCGCATTTTAGAAATTAACTCCTCGGCTATCGATACCTTGAAATTTGAAGGCCGCACCCTGTCAGACGAAGAAGTAGAAAAGCGCATCGCGGCGACCTCTTCTGATGATTTAGCGTCTTTGGTTTATACCTCCGGCACCACCGGCAAGCCCAAGGGCTGCATTTTGACCCACACCAACTGGTTGGCGGAAGTACGTGGGCTATTGACCAACCCCATTGGTGCCATCGCGGTTCCAGGCTCACGCGTGCTGACATTTTTGCCCATGGCGCACGTCTTCTCCCGCGCGGTGTCGTTGGCAGTGGCCATCGGTGGCGCTACCCAGAACCACTGGTCTGATTTCTCCTCACTGTCGGTAGAGTTCCAGCGTTCCCGCCCGAACCTGATTTTGGGCGTGCCTCGTGTATTTGAAAAGGTCCGCAACTCGGCGGCGCAAAAGGCGGCGGATGGCTCTGCCATTAAGCGCGGCATTTTTGAACAAGCAGAGCAGTCAGCCATTGAATATTCCAAGGCGCTCGATACCGAAGAGGGCCCAACCAAGGTGCAAAAGGCCAAGCAGCGCGTGTTTGACCGTCTGGTCTACTCCAAGATTCGCGAAGGCGTGGGCGGCTCGGTGCGCTATTGCATCACCGGTGGTTCTGCCATGAGCCAGGACCTGCTGCACTGGTTCCGTGGCATCGGCGTGCCGGTTTATGAAGGCTATGGCCTGACCGAGGTCGCCGCCGCTGCCACCGTGGATTTTGACGACCAGCAGATTGGCACCGTCGGCCCACCGATTGGCGGAATGTCACTGCGGACCAATGAGGCCGGTGAAATCCTGGTTAAAGGTCCCACCGTCTTTGCTGGCTACTGGAATAGCGAGGAAGCTACCGCGGAAGCCATGGAAGGCGAGTGGTACAACACCGGCGACCTGGGCGAGATTTTAGATAACGGCAAGCTGATGATCACCGGCCGCAAGAAGGATCTCATCGTGACCGCGGGCGGCAAGAATGTCTCACCCGGACCGATGGAAGATATCTTGCGTGCGCACCCACTGGTTTCCCAAGCCATGGTGGTCGGCGACGGCAAGCCTTTCGTGGGCGTATTGGTGACCTTGGATTCGGATGCTTTAACGCGCTGGAAGCTCACGCACAATATTCCAGAAAATCGCAATATCAAGGACTTAGCGACGGAACCTCAGCTGCGCGCGGAGATTCAAGACGCAGTCAATGATGTCAACGCGACGGTCTCCCATGCCGAGGGAATCAAGAAATTCTATATCTTGGAAGCGGATCTCACCGAGGAAGAAGATGAGCTGACCCCAACGTTGAAGGTCAAGCGCAATGTCGTGGCGCAACGCTATGCCGATGCGATTGATCACCTCTATACTCGTTAG
- a CDS encoding hemolysin family protein: MMTAILMILAGIVVIGLIIVANAFFVAQEFAYMSVDRAQLRTLAAGGDVRAQRALSITKKTNFMLSGAQLGITVTGLLIGYVAEPLVGQGLGVLLGGVGIPAAVSVAVGTVLALAVSTIATMLFAELFPKNYTIAAPMKSALGLATPSIIFLKIFGPLVHFFEYSSNAILKAFKIEPLEDVDSSATSGDLESIMDNSRESGDLDDDTYLVLDRLLQFPHEDVDHAMVPRSRADVVEPSTTVQEVRELMSANHTRYPVIDDDHNPVGVVHLFDVLTWKGDPNASVTEVMKDSIVVPELMPLPNLVDELRHADEKLACVIDEYGGFVGIVTLEDLAEEILGDITDEHDVEETEEITEQDETHWLVDGDTPLDEIERAIGHDLPEGDFETIAGLLIAHTGSLVVEGETHTIDLEAEPEDWVEDDAPQRHLKVHVEEVDRHVPSILALELIEETESDAEDNKDADDKADDAASDADATEEGQVR, translated from the coding sequence ATGATGACCGCAATTTTGATGATTTTAGCCGGCATCGTAGTTATTGGCCTGATCATCGTTGCAAACGCCTTCTTCGTAGCGCAAGAATTTGCCTACATGTCCGTCGACCGCGCCCAGCTTCGCACGCTGGCTGCCGGCGGTGACGTCCGCGCACAGCGAGCGCTGTCCATTACGAAGAAAACCAACTTTATGCTCTCCGGCGCACAGCTGGGCATTACCGTCACCGGCCTGCTGATTGGTTATGTCGCAGAGCCACTCGTCGGTCAAGGCCTCGGCGTGCTACTCGGCGGTGTGGGAATCCCAGCCGCAGTCTCCGTGGCCGTCGGCACCGTTTTAGCCCTGGCGGTCTCCACGATTGCCACGATGTTGTTCGCGGAGCTTTTCCCGAAAAACTACACCATTGCAGCACCGATGAAGTCTGCACTTGGGTTGGCTACCCCGTCCATTATCTTCTTGAAGATTTTTGGACCCCTGGTTCACTTCTTTGAATACTCCTCCAACGCCATCTTGAAAGCTTTCAAGATTGAGCCCTTGGAAGATGTGGACTCCTCCGCCACCTCTGGCGATTTGGAGTCGATTATGGATAACTCGCGCGAATCCGGCGACCTCGACGATGACACCTATCTGGTTCTCGACCGCCTATTGCAATTTCCGCATGAAGACGTCGACCACGCGATGGTGCCGCGCTCTCGCGCCGATGTGGTAGAACCGTCCACCACAGTTCAGGAAGTGCGTGAGCTGATGTCAGCGAACCACACGCGCTACCCGGTGATCGATGATGACCACAACCCAGTTGGCGTCGTGCATCTTTTCGATGTTCTCACGTGGAAAGGCGACCCGAATGCCTCGGTAACCGAGGTCATGAAAGATTCCATCGTCGTCCCGGAGCTTATGCCCCTGCCCAACTTGGTGGATGAGCTGCGCCACGCCGATGAAAAGCTGGCGTGCGTGATCGATGAATACGGCGGCTTCGTCGGCATTGTCACCTTGGAAGACCTCGCTGAGGAAATCTTGGGCGATATCACCGATGAGCACGACGTAGAGGAAACCGAAGAGATCACCGAACAAGACGAGACGCATTGGCTTGTCGATGGCGATACGCCGCTTGATGAAATCGAACGTGCCATTGGCCACGATCTGCCCGAAGGTGATTTTGAAACCATCGCCGGTCTGCTGATCGCACACACCGGTTCTTTGGTGGTCGAAGGCGAAACCCACACCATTGATTTGGAAGCAGAACCCGAAGACTGGGTTGAAGATGACGCACCACAGCGCCACCTGAAAGTCCACGTGGAAGAAGTCGACCGCCACGTGCCGTCCATTTTGGCCCTCGAGCTGATCGAGGAAACCGAAAGCGACGCCGAAGACAACAAGGACGCTGATGATAAGGCGGATGATGCTGCATCAGATGCCGACGCTACTGAGGAAGGACAGGTGCGCTAA
- the dnaJ gene encoding molecular chaperone DnaJ: MARDYYGILGVESNASDQEIKKAYRKLARKYHPDVNPGDEEAAEKFREASLAQEVLLDPQKRRVVDMGSDPMEQQGGQGGFGGGGFGSGGLGDIFAEFFGGAGGQSRGPRSRVQPGNDALLRTGITLEEAYAGMRKTVTVDTAVLCDRCEGSGSATKSKPVTCTGCGGAGEIQEVQRSFLGNVMTSRPCPQCQGFGEVITDPCNHCGGDGRVKKRRDITVNIPAGIGDGMRIRMADQGEVGHGGGPAGDLYVEVHTQKHPIFERDADDLHVSVRVPMVDAALGTTFPVEHLDGETLDIDIEPGTQPGEAISIDDKGMPRLRTDGHGKLYAHVDVVVPTNLDKKTKEMLEQIRDKREEATKVHSADDNDGEGFFDRLRDRFRR, from the coding sequence ATGGCTCGTGACTACTACGGCATCTTAGGCGTGGAATCCAACGCTTCCGATCAGGAAATTAAAAAGGCCTACCGCAAGCTGGCGCGTAAATACCACCCCGATGTCAATCCCGGTGATGAAGAAGCCGCGGAGAAGTTCCGCGAAGCTTCCTTAGCGCAGGAGGTCTTGCTGGATCCTCAAAAGCGCCGGGTCGTGGATATGGGCTCTGACCCGATGGAGCAGCAGGGCGGCCAAGGTGGCTTTGGTGGCGGCGGCTTCGGCAGCGGCGGCTTGGGAGATATCTTCGCTGAGTTCTTCGGTGGTGCCGGCGGACAAAGCCGCGGCCCACGCTCGCGTGTCCAACCCGGCAATGATGCGTTGCTGCGCACGGGCATTACTTTGGAAGAAGCCTATGCCGGCATGCGCAAGACCGTCACGGTCGATACTGCAGTCTTGTGTGACCGCTGTGAAGGCTCCGGCTCGGCCACCAAGTCCAAGCCAGTGACCTGTACCGGCTGTGGCGGCGCTGGTGAAATCCAAGAAGTACAGCGTTCTTTCCTAGGCAACGTTATGACTTCTCGTCCGTGTCCACAGTGCCAGGGCTTTGGTGAAGTTATCACCGATCCGTGCAACCACTGTGGTGGCGATGGCCGCGTGAAGAAGCGTCGCGATATCACCGTGAATATCCCCGCGGGCATTGGCGATGGCATGCGCATTCGCATGGCCGATCAAGGCGAAGTCGGCCACGGCGGTGGACCAGCTGGTGACTTGTACGTGGAAGTCCATACCCAAAAGCACCCCATCTTTGAACGCGATGCCGATGACTTGCACGTTTCCGTACGTGTGCCAATGGTCGATGCCGCTCTCGGCACCACCTTCCCGGTCGAGCACCTCGATGGCGAAACCCTCGATATCGATATCGAGCCCGGCACCCAGCCAGGTGAGGCCATCTCGATCGATGACAAGGGCATGCCACGACTGCGCACCGATGGCCACGGCAAGCTTTATGCACACGTCGATGTCGTCGTGCCCACCAACCTGGATAAAAAGACCAAGGAGATGCTGGAGCAAATCCGCGACAAGCGCGAGGAAGCCACGAAGGTGCACTCCGCCGATGACAACGATGGCGAAGGCTTCTTCGACCGTCTCCGCGACCGCTTCCGCCGCTAA
- the hrcA gene encoding heat-inducible transcriptional repressor HrcA yields the protein MSSITDARRKEVLRAIVAGFISSQEPVGSKALLERYQLGVSSATIRNDMTVLESEGLITQPHASSGRVPTEKGYRVFVDSLHDLKPLSKPERKAMLTFLEGGVDLQDVLHRAARMLAQITNSAAVVQMPNLQVSTVKHCEVVALSPVRLLLVVITDNGRVEQRNVELDTVIEPEEVLRLRDVLNNALAGKTLAEATAHLNVLEEHVPLDIRPHLRKAATVLVETLVEYPAERYLLAGTPNLTRNSITSRGIDLSGLLEALEEQVVVLNLLTRVPEVGNISVVIGEEHDDDQLRQASVVTTAYGTDGDVLGGLGVVGPTFMDYSGTMSRVSAVAHYVSDILGHE from the coding sequence ATGTCGAGTATCACTGACGCAAGACGGAAAGAGGTCCTGCGCGCAATCGTTGCAGGCTTTATCTCCTCGCAAGAACCCGTCGGGTCAAAAGCACTTCTAGAGCGTTATCAATTAGGGGTCTCTTCTGCCACCATCCGCAATGATATGACGGTGCTGGAATCAGAAGGGCTCATTACCCAACCCCATGCATCCTCAGGGCGTGTGCCCACGGAAAAGGGCTACCGCGTCTTCGTGGATTCCCTGCATGATCTCAAACCGTTGTCCAAGCCAGAGCGCAAGGCCATGCTGACTTTCCTCGAAGGTGGCGTGGACTTACAAGACGTGTTGCATCGAGCAGCGCGGATGCTCGCGCAAATCACCAACTCGGCAGCGGTGGTGCAGATGCCAAACCTTCAGGTGTCTACCGTCAAACACTGCGAAGTCGTAGCACTCTCACCCGTGCGGCTACTTCTTGTAGTCATTACGGACAATGGGCGCGTGGAACAACGCAATGTGGAACTAGATACCGTCATTGAGCCGGAAGAAGTTCTGCGCCTGCGCGATGTTCTCAACAACGCCTTGGCGGGTAAGACCTTGGCGGAGGCCACCGCACACCTGAACGTGTTAGAAGAGCATGTGCCGCTTGATATTCGCCCGCACCTTCGCAAAGCCGCCACCGTATTAGTAGAAACCCTCGTGGAATATCCCGCCGAGCGTTATCTACTGGCAGGTACCCCGAACCTAACGCGCAATTCCATCACCTCGCGCGGCATTGACCTTTCCGGGCTTCTAGAGGCCCTGGAAGAACAAGTGGTGGTGCTCAACTTGCTCACGCGTGTGCCAGAGGTAGGAAATATCTCCGTGGTCATTGGCGAGGAACATGATGATGATCAACTCCGCCAAGCCTCGGTGGTGACTACCGCCTATGGCACCGACGGTGATGTTCTGGGTGGTCTGGGCGTGGTAGGTCCCACATTCATGGACTATTCCGGAACAATGTCTCGGGTCTCAGCCGTTGCACATTATGTCAGCGATATTCTCGGACATGAATAA
- the hemW gene encoding radical SAM family heme chaperone HemW, with protein sequence MTDSFGLYIHVPFCATRCGYCDFNTYTPGELGSPHDLTGPYLNALERELEKAAEKVNRPADTIFVGGGTPSLLGGEGLTRVLNAARNSFGISPDAEITTESNPESTSPEFFEQIKEAGFTRVSLGMQSAASHVLQILERAHTPGRPFAAAREAKAAGFEHVNLDMIYATPTETDDDVRRTLDLALETGVDHISAYSLIVEDGTRMARKVKKGELPAPDQDTMAKRYEIIASRLDDAGFGWYEVSNWAKEGGECRHNMIYWRDQEWWGAGPGAHSHIGNERFYNVKLPGRYIKMLGDDELPIADSETLTESENHMEKIMLGLRLREGIDRSLLLDAAQPMVDSFIDRGLLVDDGRLRVTKAGRLLADGIITDLLLAEES encoded by the coding sequence ATGACAGACTCGTTTGGGCTTTATATCCACGTACCGTTTTGCGCAACGCGCTGCGGCTACTGCGATTTCAACACCTATACCCCGGGTGAGCTGGGAAGCCCGCATGATCTCACCGGCCCATATTTGAACGCTTTAGAACGCGAATTAGAAAAAGCCGCGGAAAAAGTAAATCGTCCGGCAGATACCATTTTCGTCGGCGGCGGTACCCCCTCGCTTTTGGGTGGGGAAGGGCTCACCCGCGTATTAAATGCCGCGCGTAATTCCTTCGGTATTTCTCCTGATGCGGAAATTACAACGGAATCCAACCCGGAATCCACCTCGCCGGAATTTTTTGAGCAAATCAAAGAAGCCGGCTTCACGCGCGTGAGCTTAGGCATGCAGTCGGCAGCCTCACACGTGCTGCAAATCCTTGAGCGCGCCCACACGCCAGGTCGGCCTTTTGCCGCCGCACGCGAAGCCAAGGCCGCAGGCTTCGAGCACGTTAACCTGGACATGATTTATGCAACGCCTACCGAAACTGATGATGATGTGCGCCGCACTCTGGACCTGGCTTTGGAAACGGGAGTGGATCACATCAGTGCCTATTCGCTGATTGTGGAAGATGGCACGCGCATGGCGCGCAAGGTAAAAAAGGGCGAGTTGCCAGCACCTGATCAAGACACCATGGCTAAGCGCTATGAAATCATCGCCAGCAGGCTCGATGACGCAGGCTTTGGTTGGTATGAAGTCTCCAACTGGGCCAAAGAAGGCGGGGAGTGCCGCCACAATATGATCTATTGGCGCGACCAGGAATGGTGGGGTGCAGGCCCTGGCGCGCACTCGCATATCGGCAATGAGCGTTTTTATAACGTGAAATTGCCGGGGCGCTATATCAAGATGCTGGGCGATGATGAATTGCCGATTGCAGATTCGGAAACGTTGACGGAATCTGAGAACCACATGGAAAAAATCATGTTGGGCTTGCGCCTGCGCGAAGGCATCGATCGCAGCTTGTTATTAGATGCCGCACAGCCGATGGTGGATAGCTTTATTGATCGCGGATTGCTTGTCGATGACGGCAGGTTGCGCGTGACCAAGGCCGGCCGTTTGCTTGCCGATGGAATCATCACTGACCTCTTGCTGGCCGAGGAGTCCTAG
- a CDS encoding CNNM domain-containing protein — protein sequence MDNWVLNLVATLLVIVASAFFVIIEFSLMSARRNRLEETAETSRASRAGLRSLNELTIMLAGAQLGITAATFILGAVTKPWVHHLLMTPLEALNLPTSIADVVAFIIALFIVTFLHLVLGEMAPKSWAITHPETALQMIAIPARGFIWLFRPLLVWINHMANLLVRKTGETPVDRAGAAGYDVDTLRSLVEHSQETGALDKDSATQITGVIELETSTVGEFARLHGSEIVPLPSDATVDELQQLCLSKNIMRALIYPKNSRMPQIVHVRDTLMAESDAPALQFSRPALTVAGSTTVQHTLDHMRARNEQMIIVGKASNKPGAQAVLILTWNNIMGQLWPQITEELDKVPTLPPEERAAFRRPQTPGDEA from the coding sequence ATGGATAACTGGGTATTAAACCTTGTGGCCACCCTGCTGGTCATTGTGGCCTCTGCCTTCTTCGTCATCATTGAGTTCTCACTCATGAGCGCTCGCCGCAACCGCTTGGAAGAGACCGCGGAAACCTCTCGCGCCTCCCGTGCTGGTCTGCGCTCGCTTAACGAGCTGACCATCATGCTGGCCGGTGCCCAATTGGGCATTACCGCAGCTACCTTCATTCTTGGTGCGGTGACCAAGCCGTGGGTTCATCACTTGCTGATGACCCCGTTGGAAGCCTTGAACCTTCCGACTTCCATCGCCGACGTGGTGGCATTTATCATCGCGTTGTTCATCGTGACCTTCCTGCACCTTGTGCTTGGTGAGATGGCCCCGAAGTCTTGGGCAATTACGCACCCGGAAACCGCGCTGCAAATGATTGCTATCCCCGCACGCGGATTCATCTGGCTCTTTCGCCCGCTGCTGGTGTGGATTAACCACATGGCAAACCTGTTGGTGCGCAAGACTGGTGAAACCCCTGTCGATCGCGCAGGCGCTGCCGGCTATGACGTGGATACGTTGCGCTCCTTGGTGGAGCACTCACAAGAAACCGGTGCACTTGATAAGGATTCCGCCACCCAGATCACTGGCGTGATTGAACTGGAAACCTCCACCGTTGGCGAATTTGCTCGCCTGCACGGCTCGGAGATTGTGCCGTTGCCTTCCGATGCCACCGTCGACGAATTGCAGCAGCTGTGCTTGTCCAAAAACATTATGCGCGCGCTGATCTATCCGAAGAATTCACGGATGCCACAGATTGTGCACGTGCGTGACACGCTCATGGCTGAGTCGGATGCGCCAGCATTGCAGTTCTCCCGCCCCGCATTGACGGTTGCCGGTTCCACCACCGTGCAGCACACCTTAGATCACATGCGTGCCCGCAATGAACAGATGATCATCGTGGGCAAGGCCAGCAACAAACCTGGCGCCCAAGCCGTGTTGATTTTGACCTGGAATAACATCATGGGCCAATTGTGGCCACAGATTACCGAAGAGCTGGACAAGGTTCCTACCTTGCCACCGGAAGAGCGTGCAGCCTTCCGCCGCCCGCAAACGCCGGGTGATGAGGCCTAG
- a CDS encoding PepSY domain-containing protein, which translates to MPATTHAHHHGGSSESETGEVSSQGDLTQTYLSQIDTVAATSREAGMDGIIEIAFPAEEGAAWTVTEMRESWKLANDAISVNDETGEVVDRVDHADWPLAAKLSAWLIQLHMGTLFGWINQLVLGAIALGLLIIILGYRMWWLRGRNGRPGRLQAAGQWRRTRPGVLTGIIVFLLAYMVMAPMFGISLVAFLIIDAVIQALRRR; encoded by the coding sequence ATGCCGGCCACGACTCACGCGCATCACCACGGTGGCAGCAGCGAATCAGAAACAGGGGAGGTCTCCTCCCAAGGTGACCTGACGCAGACTTATCTCAGCCAGATCGATACCGTCGCCGCCACCTCGCGTGAGGCGGGCATGGACGGAATCATTGAAATTGCCTTCCCAGCAGAAGAAGGCGCGGCCTGGACGGTGACAGAAATGCGCGAGTCCTGGAAACTCGCTAATGATGCCATCTCCGTCAATGACGAGACCGGCGAGGTTGTCGACCGCGTCGACCACGCCGATTGGCCATTGGCAGCCAAGCTTTCGGCCTGGCTTATTCAACTGCACATGGGCACATTGTTCGGGTGGATTAACCAGCTCGTTCTCGGTGCCATCGCGCTCGGCCTGCTTATCATCATCTTGGGCTACCGCATGTGGTGGCTGCGGGGACGCAATGGCCGCCCAGGTCGTCTGCAAGCAGCAGGGCAGTGGCGCCGCACCCGTCCCGGCGTACTCACCGGCATCATCGTGTTCTTGTTGGCCTATATGGTCATGGCGCCAATGTTTGGAATCAGCCTGGTGGCATTCCTCATTATTGATGCGGTGATTCAAGCGCTGCGGCGGCGGTAA